Genomic DNA from Selenomonas sp. oral taxon 126:
TTCGATGCGCCGAAACTCAAGGAGGCATTCCCTCAGATGGCAGACTATGACCTCATCGCCATCTTCCCCATCGGCTATGCCACAGAGAAGGGCGTCCCCTCCCCCCGCCATACGCAGCGCAAGTCTGCTGTGGAGATTGTGGAAGTGCTTTGATCTGTGGCGTATCCCACGCGAACCTAAAAATCCCCCGCCGCAGCGGGGGATTTTTAGGTTCGTAGCAGAACAACTTACTTCGTGAAGTTGAACGCGCGCTTGCCCGGATAGATTGCGCTGCCGCCGAGCTCTTCCTCGATGCGGAGGAGCTGGTTGTACTTTGCAACGCGCTCAGAGCGGGACGGTGCACCCGTCTTGATCTGCCCCGTGTTGAGTGCAACCGCGAGATCGGCAATCGTCGTGTCCTCGGTCTCGCCCGAACGATGCGACGTAACCGCCGTATAGCCCGCCTTGTGCGCCATCTTGATTGCCTCAAGTGTCTCGGAAACAGAGCCGATCTGGTTGAGCTTGATGAGGATGGAGTTGCCCGCGCCGAGCTCGATGCCCTTCTTCAGACGCTCCGTATTCGTGACGAAGAGGTCATCGCCGACAAGCTGAACCTTGTGGCCGAGTGCCGCCGTCATCGCCTTCCAGCCGTCCCAGTCCTCCTCATCGAGACCATCCTCGATCGAGTAGATCGGGAACTGATCGACGAGGGACTCCCAATGCTTGATGAGGTCATCGGACGTGAACTTCTTGCCGGACTTCGGCTGATGGTAGAATCCCTTGCCCTTTTCCTTATCTTTCCACTCGGAGGACGCCGCATCCATCGCAAGGACGAAGTCCGCGCCGGGCTTGTAGCCGGCATTCTCGATTGCCTTCAGGATGTGCTCGATCGTGTCCTCATCGGAATCGAGGTCAGGCGCAAAGCCGCCCTCGTCGCCAACCGCCGTCGTCTTGCCTTCCTTCTTGAGAAGGGACTGGAGGGAGTGGAACACCTCAGTCGACCAGCGCAACGCCTCGCGGAACGTCGGAGCACCTGCGGGCATAATCATGAACTCCTGCGTATCCACAGAGTTCGTCGCGTGCGCGCCGCCGTTCAGGATATTCATCATTGGTACGGGCAGGACGTTCGCCTGCAGACCGCCGAGGAAGCGATAGAGCGGGATATCCTCGGACTTTGCTGCTGCATCCGACGCTGCAATCGAGACCGCGAGGATCGCATTCGCGCCGAGCTTGGACTTATCCTTCGTGCCATCCACATCGAACATCGCCTGATCGACTGCATAGATGTCGCTCGCCTCAATGCCGATGAGGGCGGGCGCAATCTTCTCGTTTACGTTCTCAACAGCCTTGGAGACACCCTTGCCGCCGAACTTCGACTTGTCGCCGTCACGCAGCTCGAGCGCCTCGAACTCACCCGTGGACGCGCCCGACGGGGACGCACCACGGCCGATCGTGCCGTCCTCGAGCACAACCTCCGCCTCAACGGTCGGATTGCCGCGCGAGTCGATGATCTCACGACCGATAACCTGAGCGATTCTTAAGTAATCACGCATGAATATTCCTCCTCATCACCAAACAAAGGGAGCATCCCCTCCGAATACGCCGCTCCATAGAGCGTATTCTCCTTCTCGCTATTATACGATTTTTTTTCTCAAAAAGCAATGCAGGAGGCGCGCACAGACAGTCTGATCTGAGATATTTCTGAGAATTTTTCAAGAAACGCGATCGTCCTCTGCAATCCAAAACCTTTTCGAGATTTTTTCATTCTTAATATATCTTTTTTTGTATTGTGTGACTTGGGTTACAAAATTTTCAAAAATAATATGATATAATACAGATATCAACGGGGAACACGAAACGTCCTCCCCGACATTTTCCCCCGTTGATCATCCCTCTATAGGAACGTCTCCCTGCGTTCCTCATTGTAAGGCAAATAACCCTTACATCCCATTTCTCAAGCCGCAGGTTTTTCCCGACCTGCGCGCATCCCTTTCCAGGAAAAAGAGCCGCTTGGCACCCCGCCAACGGCTCTTTTTCTGTATTCTTTTTTCATCCGAGTGCAACGTCGAGCATCATCATGAGCGAGAAGCCCGCCGCAAACGAAATGACACCCACATCCGAGTGCGCGCCCTCACTCATCTCCGGAATCAGCTCCTCAACAACAACGTAGAGCATTGCGCCTGCGGCAAACGCGAGCGCGTAGGGCAGAATCGGCACGATGAGCGCCGTTGCAAGAACCGTGAGCGCACCGCCGATCGGCTCGACCGCCCCCGAGAGGACACCGCCGCCGAATGCGCGCCACTTCCCCATTCCCGCTGCACGCAGCGGCATGGAGATGATCGCGCCCTCGGGGAAGTTCTGAATCGCAATGCCCAGTGAGAGCGCGAGCGCCGCGCCGAGCGTAATGCCCTCACTGCCGCTCAGCCAGCCCGCATAGATCGCGCCGACCGCCATCCCCTCGGGGATGTTGTGGAGTGTCACTGCAAGGCAGAGCATCGTCGTTCGCGAGAGGCGGCTGTGCGGTCCCTCCGCTTTCTTTGCATTCATGTGCAGATGCGGGATGATGTGATCAAGCGCAAGGAGGAAGAGTGTCCCTGCCCAAAAGCCCACAACGGCAGGTACAAACGCAAGCTGCCCCATCTCCGCAGAGCCCTCCATCGCGGGGATCAGGAGACTCCAAATCGACGCCGCGACCATCACGCCCGCAGCAAAGCCCGTCAGCCCGCGCTGCACATTGCGGTTCAGCGCGCCCTTGAGAAAGAAGACGCAGGCCGCACCGAGTGCCGTTCCGATGAACGGTATCATCAAGCCTTGGAAAATTTCCAGCATAAATTTCACCTCATGCCGGATATTATAGCACGTTCCTTTTTTATCGACAAATGATAATTTATTTCATCGATTTGCTTGTAATATGCCTTGGTCGCTTTCTGACTGAGTCTGGTATACATTTTGTCCTTCTGTCCAACAGAAACGGCTCGCATCATCATCGCGTGCGAGCCGTTTTGTATTACTCCAACGTAACAATCTTGTTCTTGAGCACGTAGACAAGCGCCTGTGTGCGGTCGTTGACCTTGAGCTTGTGGAAGATGCTCGTCAGGTGGTTCTTGACGGTCTTTTCGCTAAGTCCCAAAGCCTTTCCGATATCCTGATTCGAGAGCCCCTTCGCAATGCAGCCGAGCACGTCCATCTCACGCGGGGTGAGGCGTTCGCCGCGGCTCTCGTCCCAGATTTCCTTTGCCATGCGGCTGACATCGCCGTAGACCGCCGCACTGCCGAAAAGCC
This window encodes:
- the eno gene encoding phosphopyruvate hydratase translates to MRDYLRIAQVIGREIIDSRGNPTVEAEVVLEDGTIGRGASPSGASTGEFEALELRDGDKSKFGGKGVSKAVENVNEKIAPALIGIEASDIYAVDQAMFDVDGTKDKSKLGANAILAVSIAASDAAAKSEDIPLYRFLGGLQANVLPVPMMNILNGGAHATNSVDTQEFMIMPAGAPTFREALRWSTEVFHSLQSLLKKEGKTTAVGDEGGFAPDLDSDEDTIEHILKAIENAGYKPGADFVLAMDAASSEWKDKEKGKGFYHQPKSGKKFTSDDLIKHWESLVDQFPIYSIEDGLDEEDWDGWKAMTAALGHKVQLVGDDLFVTNTERLKKGIELGAGNSILIKLNQIGSVSETLEAIKMAHKAGYTAVTSHRSGETEDTTIADLAVALNTGQIKTGAPSRSERVAKYNQLLRIEEELGGSAIYPGKRAFNFTK
- a CDS encoding ZIP family metal transporter, which gives rise to MLEIFQGLMIPFIGTALGAACVFFLKGALNRNVQRGLTGFAAGVMVAASIWSLLIPAMEGSAEMGQLAFVPAVVGFWAGTLFLLALDHIIPHLHMNAKKAEGPHSRLSRTTMLCLAVTLHNIPEGMAVGAIYAGWLSGSEGITLGAALALSLGIAIQNFPEGAIISMPLRAAGMGKWRAFGGGVLSGAVEPIGGALTVLATALIVPILPYALAFAAGAMLYVVVEELIPEMSEGAHSDVGVISFAAGFSLMMMLDVALG